GCATAGTGGTGACTAACGGCCCACTTACTAAAGCTGGATCAAGCTTGAGGCGTTTTAAACCCATTGGTAGTAGTGTACCGAGAGTTACGGCCACCATTGTATTAGTAGCCATGACTGTGCCTGCAATTAAACCTACCCACCTTTCTTGAGGTTTCGCCCAGATCATTGATAACGCCATCATGGTTAAAGCTAAGACTACTGCTGTACCTAACCCAGCGAGAATTTCTTTACGGAGAATTTTAAAAGTATCTCTGGGTGTGACCTCCCCTACACCTAAACCTCTAATTGTCACGGTTAAGGCTTGAATTCCCACAGTCCCGCCTGTGTTAGAAAAAATTGGCATAATCACGGCTAAAACTGGGACAGCTGCAATTACAGATTGAAAAGGTGCGATCGCACTTGCCGCACCTATATATAATGCCATAATTGCCAATAACCACGGTAAGCGCTTACGCATCGTGACTAGAGGTGCAGACAAAGCTTCTTCATCACCACTCACCCCGGCTAACTTTTGGATATCTTCGGTAGCTTCTTCTTCCAAAATATCAATCACATCATCAATGGTGATGATGCCGACTAATCTCTCTTCCCTGTCAACCACTGGGATAGCGATTAAGTCGTAACGCTTCATAATTTGGGCAACTTCTTCTTGCGGTGTTTCCGTTTTTACCTTAATGACGCGATCGCTGGAAATATCCCGAATATAAACATCGGGGAAGGTAAACAATAACTGACGCAAGGAAACTACTCTAACAAGTTTGCGGTTATTGTCTGTGACGTAAGCATAGTAAATTGTTTCTTTGTCTTCGTCTTGGCGGCGAATTTTGCTTAAGGCTTCACCGACAGTCAAACCTTCTTGCAACCGCACATATTCTGTGGTCATTACCCGGCCAGCAGTACCTTCGGGATAACCCAGAATTGTCGCTGTAGCTTGTCTTTGTTCTGGACTTAGCTGTTGTAATAAGCGTTTAACTACCCCAGCCGGTAACTCATCAAATAATTCTGCCCGTTCATCGGGACTCATCGCCTCCATGATTTGGGCTACTTGGACATTATGCAGGGAATTAATTAGTTCTTCCTGCAATTCTGTTGGTAGATATTCAAAAACATCAATTGCTTGAGCTTTATTTAAAAGACGAAAAGCGATCGCTCGCTGTTTTTCTGGTAATTGTGTAATATATTCCCCGACATCTACGGGTTGTAACCGATTTAAATCACACTTAAGTTGATTTAAATCACTGACATCAAACAGTGAATCACGAATGTCCTGTATGAGCATAATACCTCCTATGTGCCTCCCCCGCGCCGAGAGACACGCTCACTAGCTTAGAGGAGGTTCGTACTGCCGTCTTGTGGACTTTTGTCCATAAAATCTCAACAACTCAATATCGATAGCCCATCAAGGCATCGCTAAATGATCATCGTAACTTGGAATCGCGCGATCTGCTCAATTTTCAGTATCTATGTACCAAATTTGTATTATTTCGTACAAGTACACTATTAATTACCCTGATTTTCTATTAACTAGTGTCGATTTTACTATTGCTAAAATTTGTGTCAAGCAAATGTAGCGGTTTACTGGCAAAATTTACAGAGTCAAAATATTTACATATACTCATTAGTATTGGCTTGAAGATTAAAGGTAGATTTGTTAGCTCTCATGAAAACTATCAAACCTACCACCTTCATCAAACACGAGCTTTAGAGCGTATAAAACTTTCTCCAGAAAGACAAAGCTAAGAACAAAAGCACTATCTTTAGAGGCAAATTCCTGATAGTGTAGCGTATCGGAACTTACATATACTTATAAGTGCTTCTAAAACTATTCTGCTGTTCCCCTGCTTTATTCCTCTTCTGGCATTGGTAAATCTAAGGCTATCAACAAAGCCTGAGATAAATGAGCCATTACCAATTGTGAAACTGCACCTCTTAAACGTAAAAAGCGGGTTTTCGATAATACCCGCACTTGATCTGCCATTGCGATCGAATCTCTTTTGAGTCCACCATCAGGTGCTAAAATTAACACCTGGGTTGGGTAAACTCGCTTTCCTGATTGATAAGTAGTGCAGGGAACTGCCAAAACGACCGGACTCGAAGAATTAATTGCATCACGACTAACAATAATCACTGGGCGAGTCCCTCCTTGCTCTGAACCTTCATTGGACTCTAGTCGAGCATCATAGACCTCACCCCTCCTCATTACAGAGATTCCTCTAACAGAAAAGCCTCCCACTGAGCAGCGGCGAATTCAGTTTCTAGTTTGAGTACCTCTGCCTGATAATCATTATCGCTGGTCATTTCTGCCAAAGCAGCATCAATTGCGGCTCTTTTCTGTGCTGCTAATTCTCGACGTATTGCTTGCACCATAAAATCATTACGACTTCTTGCTTTGCCTTCTAAAACTGCCTGGTCAGTTGCTTCTAAAAGTTCCCGTGGTATTGCTAGTGTAGTGCGAACGGATTCGGCTTTCATGTAGTGATGATTATTTTGATGTCTTCAGTGACGACTTCTATGATATCACTCTTAATCGCACTCCGACCCTTGGAGTTCTACTGAAGACCCTGTAGCAACTAAAATTTTGACCCTACAGTAGTACCTAATCAGTAATAGAAAAGACTTTTGCTCTCAGTAATAGCATGTTCACATTACATATTGAGTTACAAAACTGAGCCATAGGAAAAAGTTCAGATTCCATCAATATCTTAGGAATCTGGACTAAGGATGAGCTACTATTTTCTACTTAAGTAGAAAGAGTTAGCTTGTGGTTAATCTTCAGTAATTAGGCAGAAAATAAATTTTTTTTGTAACTTTGCTTGAATCAATGGTTTTTTGCGTGAAACATCTGCATAAAGTTCAAACTGTACTAATTCGATTTAGCTGTGATTCACATCCTGCACAGAAGAAATCGTGGCGATAAATGTGAGTATAAAATTATCTGCGTATTCATAAAGCTTTGCATAAATCTCCATTTCTGTGAAAAATTCATTCACAACTGTGTAACTAAATGGCTACTAACACGAGATAATAAGTAGTCTCTACTACCCTTAGCTGTAATCTCATTACCCATTACAGAACAATTCTCTGCACAGCCACAGGGTGAAATTTTGCCAGGTTTCTTGAATGAGTATGAAAACAGCCACCGAATTACAAACTCGACTGGAGCATTACTACCAGCAAATCAAAACTATTATTCTCACGCGTCAAAATCCGATTACTGGTTTGCTACCTGCGAGTACCGCCATTACGGCTCATGGTGATTATACAGATGCTTGGGTAAGAGACAATGTTTACAGTATTTTGGCGGTTTGGGGTTTAGCGCTGGCGTACCGCAAAGTGGATGAAGATAAGGGACGCACTTACGAACTAGAACACAGTGTAATTAAGCTGATGCGTGGGTTGCTGTTTGCGATGATGCGACAGGCGCATAAAGTTGAGCAGTTTAAACATACTCAATCACCTTTAGATGGCTTACATGCCAAATACAACACTGCAACTGGAGACATTGTAGTAGGTGATGATGAGTGGGGACATTTACAACTTGATGCCACATCTATATTTATACTGATGCTGGCACAAATGACCGCTTCAGGATTGCCGATTATTTATACAATTGATGAAGTAAACTTTGTGCAGAACTTGGTTTACTACATTGGACGAGCTTACCGCACACCCGATTATGGTATCTGGGAACGAGGTAATAAAATCAATCATGGTAGTGCTGAGTTGAATGCTAGTTCTGTAGGGATGGCGAAAGCAGCACTAGAAGCCATCAATGAACTAGATTTATTTGGGGTGAGGGGAAGTCAAGCATCGGTAATTCATGTGCTACCTGATGAGATTGCCCGCGCCCGAAGTACCTTAGAATCACTATTACCGAGAGAATCTGCATCAAAAGAAATTGATGCGGCACTGTTGAGTATTATTAGTTATCCGGCTTTTGCGGTGGAGAATGTAGATTTACGCGATTCTCCCAAGGAGACGCTACGCGATTCTCCTAAGGAGACGCTACGCGAACGCACTTTTAACGATATCATCAACAAACTCCAAGGCAAATACGGCTGTAAACGCTTCTTGCGTGACGGACATCAAACTGTTTTAGAAGATAACCAGCGCTTACACTACGAACCTTGGGAATTAAAGCAATTTGAGCATATCGAATGTGAATGGCCGTTATTTTTCACTTATTTACTACTTGATGGTTTATTTCGCAATGATCAACAGCAGGTTCAACAATATCAAGAGCTTTTAACATCACTATTAGTAGAACGTGACGGTTATTATTTACTGCCAGAACTATATTATGTGCCAGCAGAAAATATAGAAGCAGAAAAGTTAGCCCCTCAAAGTCAACCGCGATTACCGAATGAAAACATCCCCTTAGTCTGGGCGCAAAGTTTATATTTTCTCGGACAAATGTTAAGTGAAGGTTTACTGGCTGTGGGTGATATTGACCCATTAGGCAGACATTTATCTATAGGCAAAACCCGCGAAGCCCTAGTACAAATTGCCTTGTTAGCAGAAGATGATGACTTACAAGCAAAACTAGCAGTTCAGGGAATTGAAACTCAAACCCCCAAGCAAGTAGAACCAATTCAAGTCAGAAAAGCTGGGGAATTATCAACTATTTATACCCAAATTGGACGCAATGATAAACTTGGTTTAACTGGGCGGCCAGTGCGAAGATTGCGGAGTTTAACAACATCCCGCATCTTTCGGATTTGTGGTGAAACGGTGGTATTTTTGCCGTCATTTTTAGATGCTCAACAGTTTTATTTAACTCTGGATTACCATTTTTTAGTCGATCAAATTAGAAGCGAACTGGCTTATATTCAACAATATTGGAGTGATTTAGGTCGTCCGATTTTAACTTTAATGTTGACGCACACCATGTTAGAAATTGGTGCGGAAGCATTACTTGAATTGATGCAGGAACTCAAAGATGGTGTTTGCAATGGTGTACGCGTCAAATTAGGTAGACTGAATCAGTTAATGCTGACAGGTGCAATTCAAAGAATTGATTTTCTACAAGATGCCGAATTTTATCAGTCAGCAATGCAAGATGCTGCACCACATTGTTATTATTTGGCTTATCATCCTGGTAAAAGTTGGCGCTTAGGGCATACCCAAGAATTTCAAATGGAGTGCCAAACTAACTTAGGATTTTTATTGTCTGCTTTACGAGCTTCGGAAAATCTTTATGAGCAAATTGAATTATTGCAGACTTTAACTCGCTTGCAAGGATTAGAATTTGACACTGGATTTGCTGGCCCCCATACTCGCGTTACAGTTGCTAGTCTACTGGATGAAGTTTACACCAAAGCCGGCGATTTAGGCCTCTGGGCAGTAGTGCGTCGGGCGGCTGGGTTACTACAGATGGTTGATATTGGCTTATCAGATGCAGTCACTAGTATCTTGGTGCGTGGTAAGCAGATAGCTGTAGGGAGAGCGTATAGCGAAGCATCATTGATTACTGTACCCATGCCTCATAACGAAATTGCTGAGAAAATCAAGCATTTTTGTCGTGAAGATATTCGCGATCGCGTTCTCACACAAGAAATATTACTGTATCTGGGGACTCTGATTCGCTCGGAAACAGAATTATTTCAAGGACTGTTAACTTTACGCGTTGGTTATCTCATCTTATTAATTACCAGCGAACTAGCACAAGAATTACGCGCCACCCAAGATGAAGCCTACGAACAGTTAATGGAACTTTCGCCCTTTGAAATCAAAATGCGCTTGCGTCAGGTATTAACTGGTTATACCGGGATGAGTAATTTGTTGCGCCAACAGGAATCATTGCACGTCAAGCAAAAAGAAAGCGATATTGAATGGGTAGTGCTACCAACAATTGCTGAAGAAATCGAAGTTCCTGCGGGTGGTTGGCGACGCTTTCGCCAAGCCGGAGGAGCTATTAACCGTGTACCCAAAAACTTTTTTCAGCAAGTTTGGCTGTTGATGAAACATTGCAAAGGCTTAGTTATTGGGGATAAATTAGAGCGCCGTAACCGTTTAGATAGCGAGGTGATGTTATCCGAAATGACCGCTGGCGAAAAGAATTTTGCTTTGCGAGTTGAGCATTTATTAAATAAAATCGAAGCGCCAGAATATCGCCAAGTTAATATTGAAGCATTAATAGAGTTAGGCGCGATCGCATCTAAAAACCCTAGCTTGCAAAT
This window of the Nostoc sp. HK-01 genome carries:
- a CDS encoding phosphorylase kinase alpha subunit, whose protein sequence is MSMKTATELQTRLEHYYQQIKTIILTRQNPITGLLPASTAITAHGDYTDAWVRDNVYSILAVWGLALAYRKVDEDKGRTYELEHSVIKLMRGLLFAMMRQAHKVEQFKHTQSPLDGLHAKYNTATGDIVVGDDEWGHLQLDATSIFILMLAQMTASGLPIIYTIDEVNFVQNLVYYIGRAYRTPDYGIWERGNKINHGSAELNASSVGMAKAALEAINELDLFGVRGSQASVIHVLPDEIARARSTLESLLPRESASKEIDAALLSIISYPAFAVENVDLRDSPKETLRDSPKETLRERTFNDIINKLQGKYGCKRFLRDGHQTVLEDNQRLHYEPWELKQFEHIECEWPLFFTYLLLDGLFRNDQQQVQQYQELLTSLLVERDGYYLLPELYYVPAENIEAEKLAPQSQPRLPNENIPLVWAQSLYFLGQMLSEGLLAVGDIDPLGRHLSIGKTREALVQIALLAEDDDLQAKLAVQGIETQTPKQVEPIQVRKAGELSTIYTQIGRNDKLGLTGRPVRRLRSLTTSRIFRICGETVVFLPSFLDAQQFYLTLDYHFLVDQIRSELAYIQQYWSDLGRPILTLMLTHTMLEIGAEALLELMQELKDGVCNGVRVKLGRLNQLMLTGAIQRIDFLQDAEFYQSAMQDAAPHCYYLAYHPGKSWRLGHTQEFQMECQTNLGFLLSALRASENLYEQIELLQTLTRLQGLEFDTGFAGPHTRVTVASLLDEVYTKAGDLGLWAVVRRAAGLLQMVDIGLSDAVTSILVRGKQIAVGRAYSEASLITVPMPHNEIAEKIKHFCREDIRDRVLTQEILLYLGTLIRSETELFQGLLTLRVGYLILLITSELAQELRATQDEAYEQLMELSPFEIKMRLRQVLTGYTGMSNLLRQQESLHVKQKESDIEWVVLPTIAEEIEVPAGGWRRFRQAGGAINRVPKNFFQQVWLLMKHCKGLVIGDKLERRNRLDSEVMLSEMTAGEKNFALRVEHLLNKIEAPEYRQVNIEALIELGAIASKNPSLQIEEYIVLDVLIGHAVRLAWLDAHPERGDRYDEDKANAWRSFYNTSPQDCATYILKAFRFLTQFVREH
- a CDS encoding MazE/toxin transcriptional modulator MazF, which translates into the protein MRRGEVYDARLESNEGSEQGGTRPVIIVSRDAINSSSPVVLAVPCTTYQSGKRVYPTQVLILAPDGGLKRDSIAMADQVRVLSKTRFLRLRGAVSQLVMAHLSQALLIALDLPMPEEE
- a CDS encoding putative Mg2+ transport protein, with the protein product MLIQDIRDSLFDVSDLNQLKCDLNRLQPVDVGEYITQLPEKQRAIAFRLLNKAQAIDVFEYLPTELQEELINSLHNVQVAQIMEAMSPDERAELFDELPAGVVKRLLQQLSPEQRQATATILGYPEGTAGRVMTTEYVRLQEGLTVGEALSKIRRQDEDKETIYYAYVTDNNRKLVRVVSLRQLLFTFPDVYIRDISSDRVIKVKTETPQEEVAQIMKRYDLIAIPVVDREERLVGIITIDDVIDILEEEATEDIQKLAGVSGDEEALSAPLVTMRKRLPWLLAIMALYIGAASAIAPFQSVIAAVPVLAVIMPIFSNTGGTVGIQALTVTIRGLGVGEVTPRDTFKILRKEILAGLGTAVVLALTMMALSMIWAKPQERWVGLIAGTVMATNTMVAVTLGTLLPMGLKRLKLDPALVSGPLVTTMLDTIGFLTFLTLISVALHVFHLPQ